One segment of Heterodontus francisci isolate sHetFra1 chromosome 28, sHetFra1.hap1, whole genome shotgun sequence DNA contains the following:
- the LOC137385161 gene encoding uncharacterized protein isoform X4: MRTRASTPTASFSHNMRKPAILLIKDIYYPFVAALGVLVNLVTIMILARRNCGLSKCISVYMVAMATADLLVLIINVIVYRIFSYHFPFSFLTYSPVCRVILYLCTVSFDLTVWFTVFFTFDRFVAVCFEKFKARYCTARNAGRCQSFNGHGYLAGCHLSIACFQYMITTLCSIRLPNPLPHSASFANIPGIRNSSFEEIIRNCTFCQYNIEFLQINERFKMMRRWTKFFSQIHHGDNEFHHNNLQNVKLEIEYSCHDIYFNEEEENENSNT; encoded by the exons ATGCGCACCAGAGCTTCAACTCCGACAGCTTCATTCTCACATAATATGAGGAAACCAGCTATTCTGCTGATCAAAGACATTTACTATCCATTTGTCGCAGCCCTGGGTGTCCTTG TGAACTTGGTGACAATTATGATTCTCGCCCGAAGAAAttgcggtctttccaaatgtatttctgtttatatggtggccatggcaacagcggatctccTGGTTCTGATCATCAACGTAATAGTGTATCGTATTTTCAGCTATCACTTTCCATTTTCCTTTTTAACCTACAGTCCCGTGTGTAGGGTTATTCTATACCTATGTACTGTCAGCTTTGATTTGACTGTTTGGTTCACAGTCTTCTTCACATTTGACCGTTTTGTCGCTGTCTGTTTCGAGAAGTTTAAAGCAAGATATTGCACAGCAAGAAATGCAG GAAGATGCCAGAGCTTCAATGGACACGGTTACCTTGCAGGTTGCCATTTATCAATAGCCTGCTTTCAATATATGATTACCACTCTGTGCAGTATCAGATTGCCCAATCCATTGCCTCATTCCGCATCGTTTGCAAATATTCCAGGGATTCGCAATTCCAGTTTTGAAGAAATTATCCGAAATTGCACTTTCTGTCAATACAACATAGAATTCCTTCAGATAAATGAACGTTTTAAGATGATGAGGAGATGGACAAAGTTCTTTTCTCAAATTCATCACGGTGACAATGAGTTCCATCATAACAATCTTCAAAATGTGAAATTAGAAATAGAATATTCCTGTCACGACATATACTTCAATGAAGAAGAAGAGAATGAGAATTCTAATACTTAA
- the LOC137385161 gene encoding probable G-protein coupled receptor 139 isoform X1, with translation MRTRASTPTASFSHNMRKPAILLIKDIYYPFVAALGVLVNLVTIMILARRNCGLSKCISVYMVAMATADLLVLIINVIVYRIFSYHFPFSFLTYSPVCRVILYLCTVSFDLTVWFTVFFTFDRFVAVCFEKFKARYCTARNAGLVITVFCFLTFIKNIRFLFAYEPEQIINNVQWGCRASIEFFSSPLGIAWVWFHSAWVVWLPFTLIVAFNCLTIGRILMANRIRRKLRGSRSENHSDSEMENRRKSIILLFTVSGCFILLWLTAAVSFVSTRLTNTNNYRGDHTAPGYIAYETGTCLKFLTCIQNPCIYAATQRKFREELKNVLKSLWAVVLRLVRKCG, from the exons ATGCGCACCAGAGCTTCAACTCCGACAGCTTCATTCTCACATAATATGAGGAAACCAGCTATTCTGCTGATCAAAGACATTTACTATCCATTTGTCGCAGCCCTGGGTGTCCTTG TGAACTTGGTGACAATTATGATTCTCGCCCGAAGAAAttgcggtctttccaaatgtatttctgtttatatggtggccatggcaacagcggatctccTGGTTCTGATCATCAACGTAATAGTGTATCGTATTTTCAGCTATCACTTTCCATTTTCCTTTTTAACCTACAGTCCCGTGTGTAGGGTTATTCTATACCTATGTACTGTCAGCTTTGATTTGACTGTTTGGTTCACAGTCTTCTTCACATTTGACCGTTTTGTCGCTGTCTGTTTCGAGAAGTTTAAAGCAAGATATTGCACAGCAAGAAATGCAGGTCTGGTGATAACAGTGTTCTGTTTCTTGACATTTATCAAGAACATTCGCTTTTTATTTGCATACGAACCTGAGCAAATAATTAACAATGTGCAGTGGGGCTGTCGGGCAAGCATCGAATTTTTTTCCTCACCACTCGGTATAGCATGGGTCTGGTTTCATAGCGCCTGGGTcgtttggcttccttttactttaattgtcgCATTTAATTGTTTAACTATTGGACGTATTTTAATGGCCAATAGAATCCGCAGGAAACTCCGGGGTAGCaggagtgagaatcacagtgattcagaaatggagaaccgaaggaaatccattattttattgttcactgtatcgggctgttttatactgttgtggttgaCAGCTGCCGTGAGTTTCGTGTCGACCAGACTGACAAACACCAATAATTACCGAGGTGACCACACAGCCCCTGGATATATCGCCTATGAAACCGGAACTTGCCTTAAGTTTTTGACTTGTATTCAAAACCCTTGCATTTATGCAGCGactcagagaaaattcagagaagagctgaagaatgtgttgaaatctcTCTGGGCAGTGGTCCTGAGATTAGTCAGAAAATGTGGATAA
- the LOC137385161 gene encoding probable G-protein coupled receptor 139 isoform X2 yields MKPPRSQSAFIIMSIGCSHLTNRLVNLVTIMILARRNCGLSKCISVYMVAMATADLLVLIINVIVYRIFSYHFPFSFLTYSPVCRVILYLCTVSFDLTVWFTVFFTFDRFVAVCFEKFKARYCTARNAGLVITVFCFLTFIKNIRFLFAYEPEQIINNVQWGCRASIEFFSSPLGIAWVWFHSAWVVWLPFTLIVAFNCLTIGRILMANRIRRKLRGSRSENHSDSEMENRRKSIILLFTVSGCFILLWLTAAVSFVSTRLTNTNNYRGDHTAPGYIAYETGTCLKFLTCIQNPCIYAATQRKFREELKNVLKSLWAVVLRLVRKCG; encoded by the coding sequence TGAACTTGGTGACAATTATGATTCTCGCCCGAAGAAAttgcggtctttccaaatgtatttctgtttatatggtggccatggcaacagcggatctccTGGTTCTGATCATCAACGTAATAGTGTATCGTATTTTCAGCTATCACTTTCCATTTTCCTTTTTAACCTACAGTCCCGTGTGTAGGGTTATTCTATACCTATGTACTGTCAGCTTTGATTTGACTGTTTGGTTCACAGTCTTCTTCACATTTGACCGTTTTGTCGCTGTCTGTTTCGAGAAGTTTAAAGCAAGATATTGCACAGCAAGAAATGCAGGTCTGGTGATAACAGTGTTCTGTTTCTTGACATTTATCAAGAACATTCGCTTTTTATTTGCATACGAACCTGAGCAAATAATTAACAATGTGCAGTGGGGCTGTCGGGCAAGCATCGAATTTTTTTCCTCACCACTCGGTATAGCATGGGTCTGGTTTCATAGCGCCTGGGTcgtttggcttccttttactttaattgtcgCATTTAATTGTTTAACTATTGGACGTATTTTAATGGCCAATAGAATCCGCAGGAAACTCCGGGGTAGCaggagtgagaatcacagtgattcagaaatggagaaccgaaggaaatccattattttattgttcactgtatcgggctgttttatactgttgtggttgaCAGCTGCCGTGAGTTTCGTGTCGACCAGACTGACAAACACCAATAATTACCGAGGTGACCACACAGCCCCTGGATATATCGCCTATGAAACCGGAACTTGCCTTAAGTTTTTGACTTGTATTCAAAACCCTTGCATTTATGCAGCGactcagagaaaattcagagaagagctgaagaatgtgttgaaatctcTCTGGGCAGTGGTCCTGAGATTAGTCAGAAAATGTGGATAA
- the LOC137385161 gene encoding probable G-protein coupled receptor 139 isoform X3 gives MHMNLVTIMILARRNCGLSKCISVYMVAMATADLLVLIINVIVYRIFSYHFPFSFLTYSPVCRVILYLCTVSFDLTVWFTVFFTFDRFVAVCFEKFKARYCTARNAGLVITVFCFLTFIKNIRFLFAYEPEQIINNVQWGCRASIEFFSSPLGIAWVWFHSAWVVWLPFTLIVAFNCLTIGRILMANRIRRKLRGSRSENHSDSEMENRRKSIILLFTVSGCFILLWLTAAVSFVSTRLTNTNNYRGDHTAPGYIAYETGTCLKFLTCIQNPCIYAATQRKFREELKNVLKSLWAVVLRLVRKCG, from the exons ATGCACA TGAACTTGGTGACAATTATGATTCTCGCCCGAAGAAAttgcggtctttccaaatgtatttctgtttatatggtggccatggcaacagcggatctccTGGTTCTGATCATCAACGTAATAGTGTATCGTATTTTCAGCTATCACTTTCCATTTTCCTTTTTAACCTACAGTCCCGTGTGTAGGGTTATTCTATACCTATGTACTGTCAGCTTTGATTTGACTGTTTGGTTCACAGTCTTCTTCACATTTGACCGTTTTGTCGCTGTCTGTTTCGAGAAGTTTAAAGCAAGATATTGCACAGCAAGAAATGCAGGTCTGGTGATAACAGTGTTCTGTTTCTTGACATTTATCAAGAACATTCGCTTTTTATTTGCATACGAACCTGAGCAAATAATTAACAATGTGCAGTGGGGCTGTCGGGCAAGCATCGAATTTTTTTCCTCACCACTCGGTATAGCATGGGTCTGGTTTCATAGCGCCTGGGTcgtttggcttccttttactttaattgtcgCATTTAATTGTTTAACTATTGGACGTATTTTAATGGCCAATAGAATCCGCAGGAAACTCCGGGGTAGCaggagtgagaatcacagtgattcagaaatggagaaccgaaggaaatccattattttattgttcactgtatcgggctgttttatactgttgtggttgaCAGCTGCCGTGAGTTTCGTGTCGACCAGACTGACAAACACCAATAATTACCGAGGTGACCACACAGCCCCTGGATATATCGCCTATGAAACCGGAACTTGCCTTAAGTTTTTGACTTGTATTCAAAACCCTTGCATTTATGCAGCGactcagagaaaattcagagaagagctgaagaatgtgttgaaatctcTCTGGGCAGTGGTCCTGAGATTAGTCAGAAAATGTGGATAA